A window from Sphingopyxis alaskensis RB2256 encodes these proteins:
- a CDS encoding fimbrial biogenesis chaperone has translation MLRLFKAFRLLAVGALVALSVPAHAAGDLLVAPTRIILDGSRGTEVVLSNIGAEPATYRISLEIKRMTAAGGLAEIAEADANDVERAALSMIAFSPRRITLPPNQPQVVRVGVRVPEGTPPGEYRAHMLFRAVPDAVAATAAPKPASAGVSIALTPIYGITIPVIVRVGDLGAEAAIGKAWVSESDEGAAFNFDLTRTGNRSVYGDIEVTRPGVAEPLLVARGIAVYPEVAGRQVSLRVPDDVAAKLKGPVRIRYTEDREIGGGTIDEAERVVK, from the coding sequence ATGCTGCGCCTTTTCAAAGCCTTTCGCCTGCTTGCCGTGGGCGCGCTCGTCGCGCTGTCCGTGCCTGCGCACGCCGCGGGCGATCTGCTCGTCGCGCCGACGCGCATCATCCTCGACGGATCGCGCGGGACCGAGGTTGTGCTGAGCAATATCGGCGCCGAACCCGCGACCTACCGGATCAGCCTCGAGATCAAGCGGATGACCGCCGCGGGCGGGCTCGCCGAAATCGCCGAAGCCGATGCGAACGACGTCGAAAGGGCGGCGCTGAGCATGATCGCCTTCAGCCCGCGCCGCATCACCCTGCCGCCGAATCAGCCGCAGGTCGTCCGCGTCGGCGTACGCGTTCCCGAAGGGACGCCGCCGGGTGAGTATCGCGCGCACATGCTGTTCCGCGCGGTGCCCGACGCGGTCGCCGCAACCGCCGCGCCCAAACCCGCGAGCGCGGGCGTGTCGATCGCGCTGACGCCGATTTATGGCATCACCATCCCGGTGATCGTGCGCGTCGGCGACCTGGGCGCGGAGGCGGCGATCGGCAAGGCGTGGGTGAGCGAGAGCGACGAGGGCGCGGCGTTCAATTTCGACCTGACGCGGACGGGCAACCGCTCGGTCTATGGCGATATCGAGGTGACGCGGCCGGGGGTGGCCGAGCCGCTGCTCGTCGCGCGCGGCATCGCGGTCTATCCCGAAGTCGCCGGGCGCCAGGTGTCGCTGCGCGTGCCCGACGATGTCGCGGCGAAGCTCAAGGGGCCGGTGCGCATTCGTTATACCGAGGATCGCGAAATCGGCGGCGGCACGATCGACGAGGCCGAGCGGGTGGTGAAGTGA
- a CDS encoding ParA family protein, producing the protein MIRIAVANQKGGVGKTTTAINLATALAATGWRTLIIDLDPQGNASTGLGIKQSQRECSSYELLRGDAGVAECAIPTAVPRLDIVSATVDLSGAEIELIEYQDRLHRLQKALSGAEAGQWDICLIDCPPSLGMLTLNALIAAESLIVPLQCEFFALEGLSQLLTTVERVRERFNQKLSILGVALTMFDRRNRLTDQVSDDVREVLGPVVFDTVIPRNVRLSEAPSHGLPALIYDHRCAGSAAYIALAREMIDRLPEIRKAA; encoded by the coding sequence ATGATCCGCATTGCCGTGGCAAACCAGAAGGGGGGGGTCGGCAAGACGACGACTGCGATCAATCTGGCGACCGCGCTCGCGGCGACGGGCTGGCGGACGCTGATTATCGACCTCGACCCGCAGGGTAATGCGTCGACCGGCCTCGGCATCAAGCAGTCGCAGCGCGAATGTTCGAGTTACGAACTGCTGCGCGGCGATGCGGGCGTCGCCGAATGCGCGATACCGACCGCGGTGCCGCGGCTCGACATCGTCAGCGCGACGGTCGATCTGTCGGGCGCCGAGATCGAACTGATCGAATATCAGGATCGGCTCCACCGGCTGCAGAAAGCGCTGTCGGGCGCCGAAGCGGGGCAATGGGATATTTGCCTGATCGACTGTCCGCCGTCGCTGGGGATGCTGACCTTGAACGCGCTCATCGCCGCCGAATCGCTGATCGTGCCGCTGCAATGCGAATTTTTCGCGCTCGAGGGGCTGAGCCAGCTGCTCACGACGGTCGAGCGCGTGCGCGAGCGCTTCAACCAGAAACTGTCGATCCTCGGCGTCGCGCTCACCATGTTCGACCGCCGCAACCGGCTGACCGACCAGGTGTCCGACGATGTGCGCGAGGTGCTGGGGCCGGTGGTGTTCGACACGGTGATCCCGCGCAATGTGCGCCTGTCCGAGGCGCCGAGCCATGGGCTTCCCGCGCTGATCTATGACCATCGCTGCGCCGGGTCGGCGGCCTATATCGCGCTCGCGCGCGAGATGATCGACCGGCTTCCCGAGATTCGCAAGGCGGCATAA
- the rsmG gene encoding 16S rRNA (guanine(527)-N(7))-methyltransferase RsmG has product MIIPHRADGGKNDVSAAELLKDERAARGWLTQAFAPSTEQWAQIERFVTMLIAENAKQNLIAASTIPAIWARHIADSAQLLALDTREGEGLWIDLGSGPGLPGLVVAILSERPMLLVESRRRRCDFLRAVVAELALDHVEVAEAPLERVATRPAATISARAFAPLDRLIDLSARFSTESTRWLLPKGRNAVKELALLPEPWQRMFHVEQSRTDAESGILVGTGRIAPKKRGKA; this is encoded by the coding sequence ATGATAATCCCGCATCGTGCGGATGGTGGAAAGAACGATGTGAGCGCTGCCGAACTCTTGAAGGATGAACGCGCTGCACGCGGCTGGCTGACGCAGGCGTTTGCGCCTTCGACCGAACAATGGGCGCAGATCGAGCGCTTTGTCACGATGCTGATTGCCGAGAATGCGAAGCAGAATCTGATCGCCGCGTCGACGATCCCGGCCATCTGGGCGCGGCATATTGCCGACAGCGCGCAGTTGCTGGCGCTCGATACGCGTGAGGGCGAGGGACTCTGGATCGACCTGGGCAGCGGGCCGGGGCTTCCGGGCCTTGTCGTCGCGATTCTGTCGGAGCGGCCGATGCTGCTCGTCGAATCGCGGCGCCGCCGCTGCGATTTCCTGCGCGCGGTTGTGGCCGAGCTGGCGCTGGACCATGTCGAGGTCGCCGAGGCGCCGCTCGAGCGCGTGGCAACGCGCCCGGCGGCGACGATCAGCGCGCGCGCCTTTGCTCCGCTCGACCGGCTCATCGACTTATCCGCGCGTTTTTCCACCGAATCGACGCGCTGGCTGCTGCCAAAGGGGCGAAATGCGGTTAAGGAACTGGCGTTGCTGCCCGAGCCATGGCAGAGAATGTTTCACGTGGAACAGAGCCGCACCGACGCCGAAAGCGGCATTTTGGTCGGCACGGGGCGTATCGCGCCGAAAAAGCGAGGGAAAGCATGA
- a CDS encoding DUF4402 domain-containing protein gives MRTTGMKRALLGAAIAVFAMNAPAAHAATATGTATAKILRQITLTNTSDLQFATIISGATASTVAVSTAGAATCGAGLTCTGTTTAANFNVQGTEGAVVVVGGDANVTLNGSLGGTMTSTLSYSSPTITLGATGGSFQVGGTLNVGANQTAGDYSGTFNVTANYQ, from the coding sequence ATGCGCACCACTGGAATGAAGCGCGCCCTGCTGGGCGCCGCGATTGCTGTTTTCGCCATGAACGCCCCGGCGGCGCATGCGGCGACCGCGACGGGGACGGCGACCGCCAAGATCCTGCGCCAGATCACGCTCACCAACACCAGCGACCTGCAGTTCGCGACGATCATCAGCGGGGCGACCGCCTCGACCGTTGCGGTATCGACTGCCGGCGCGGCCACCTGTGGCGCGGGGCTGACCTGTACCGGTACGACGACGGCGGCCAATTTCAACGTGCAGGGCACCGAAGGCGCGGTCGTCGTGGTTGGCGGCGATGCGAATGTGACGCTGAACGGCTCGCTCGGCGGCACGATGACCTCGACGCTGAGCTATTCGTCGCCGACGATCACGCTCGGCGCGACGGGCGGCAGCTTCCAGGTCGGCGGCACGCTGAACGTCGGTGCCAACCAGACGGCGGGCGACTATAGCGGCACGTTCAACGTCACCGCCAACTATCAGTAA
- a CDS encoding ParB/RepB/Spo0J family partition protein, with protein MSDKKEENAVTPPRKRPSGLGRGLNALFGDVAVEAPVLATPGGAARAAPVAGDAVQHIAVGAIRPLPGQPRRHFDEAAIAELADSIGSRGLLQPIIVRRSPDGEGFQLVAGERRWRAAQRAGLHQIPALVRELDDAATYEIALVENIQRQDLNAIEEASAYRRLIEDFGHNQEALAKLVGKSRSHVANLMRLLDLPQAVQALVGDGSLAMGHARALIGADDPEAIARRVVRDGLSVRAVEALVRAGKEGGRKAPLEYKSIDGVGGRDPDIVAVERHLSELLGIAVAIQYAGGGKGALTLKFASLDQLDMICQRLSGEGI; from the coding sequence ATGTCTGATAAAAAGGAAGAAAACGCCGTAACACCGCCCCGCAAACGCCCATCGGGACTGGGCCGCGGGCTGAACGCGCTGTTCGGCGATGTCGCGGTCGAGGCGCCGGTGCTCGCGACGCCGGGCGGTGCGGCGCGCGCCGCGCCGGTCGCGGGCGATGCGGTGCAGCATATAGCCGTCGGCGCGATTCGCCCGCTGCCAGGTCAGCCGCGCCGCCATTTCGACGAGGCGGCGATCGCCGAACTCGCCGATTCGATCGGCTCGCGCGGCTTGCTGCAGCCGATCATCGTGCGCCGGTCGCCCGATGGTGAGGGTTTCCAGCTTGTCGCGGGCGAACGCCGCTGGCGCGCGGCGCAGCGCGCGGGGTTGCACCAGATCCCGGCGCTCGTGCGCGAGCTCGACGACGCCGCGACCTATGAGATTGCGCTCGTCGAAAATATCCAGCGCCAGGATCTGAACGCGATCGAAGAGGCGAGCGCCTATCGCCGGTTGATCGAGGATTTCGGCCATAATCAGGAGGCGCTGGCGAAGCTGGTCGGCAAGTCGCGCAGCCATGTCGCGAACCTGATGCGCCTGCTCGACCTGCCGCAAGCCGTGCAGGCGCTCGTCGGCGACGGATCGCTCGCGATGGGGCACGCGCGCGCGCTGATCGGCGCCGACGACCCCGAAGCGATTGCGCGGCGGGTGGTCAGGGACGGGCTGTCGGTGCGCGCGGTCGAGGCGCTGGTGCGCGCGGGCAAGGAGGGCGGACGCAAGGCGCCGCTCGAATATAAGAGCATCGACGGCGTCGGCGGACGCGACCCCGACATCGTTGCGGTCGAGCGCCATCTGTCCGAACTGCTCGGCATCGCCGTCGCGATCCAGTATGCGGGCGGCGGCAAGGGTGCGTTGACGCTGAAATTCGCGTCGCTCGACCAGCTCGACATGATCTGCCAGCGGCTGAGCGGCGAGGGCATCTGA